The genome window TTTTAACCGCAGATGCACGCAGATAAACGCAGATGGGTTATCTGTTGGTGGCAGAGATAGATTATTGATGGGAAGTTTTTGTCTGGGGTTGAGTTAATAGTCTATTTGCCAAGGTTGAATACCAGGATCTGATGGCAAGTTTTTCTATCTCCCTCTCTCCCATGCCCCATCCCCCATGCCCCTACTATGCTGGAACTGCCATCCCGCGTTGAACTGCGGGGCGTTGTTGGACGGTTTCTACCCAGCGTTTGAGGTTGGGGTGTGCGTCGAGGGTGAGTCCTTGGAATTCATAAATGGCAACCCAAGGGTATATGGCGATATCGGCAATTGAGTAGTCGCCGCAGATGTATTCGTGGTTTTCTAGTTGTTTGTCGAGGACGCTATAAAGTCGCAGGGTTTCTTTTTCGTAGCGTTCGATGGCGTAGGGAATTTTTTCGGGTGCATAGCGTTTGAAGTGGTTTAGTTGACCAAACATTGGCCCAACGCTAGCCATTTGGAACATCAACCATTCGATGACTTGAAAGCGATTTTTGGTATCTGTGGGGAGGAATTTGC of Microcoleus sp. FACHB-68 contains these proteins:
- a CDS encoding glutathione binding-like protein, with translation MIELYTFTTPNGRKASIMLEETGLPYNTHKIDITKNDQFTPEFIAINPNSKIPAIVDTDAGITVFESGAILIYLAEKTGKFLPTDTKNRFQVIEWLMFQMASVGPMFGQLNHFKRYAPEKIPYAIERYEKETLRLYSVLDKQLENHEYICGDYSIADIAIYPWVAIYEFQGLTLDAHPNLKRWVETVQQRPAVQRGMAVPA